The following coding sequences lie in one Rutidosis leptorrhynchoides isolate AG116_Rl617_1_P2 chromosome 6, CSIRO_AGI_Rlap_v1, whole genome shotgun sequence genomic window:
- the LOC139854013 gene encoding F-box/kelch-repeat protein At3g23880-like — translation MTSSCKNSSLPTVTNKKAMVNYLPDDVLRNNIFIRLPAKQVALLRSLSKTWNLVLSDSSFIKSHLHHSLIHNNHTDIFAFYFAFLDNISFGTYFTLNAFRSPIYQEHSNYIKLPLSGCNYVIGSVNGLICFWNLWNPCLSSSLITLSDSICDRVCSYDFKFGYDPKTDDYKVVNLRYYYNWTQQMIDEWLPVKVYSVRKGCWESVTGKFPSHITKINGKKVLGDGYDGRVHWLCNVDDSNNKNIKETIVAFDMSDETLSEISLPSDFVKCTRQRTNVLGVLFEKVCVISCVPGAGCEVWVMEDYGVATSWVKRVSYLFNCANIIDLVGFSLRGNLLLKCCDDQLALYDPNTGYVNLLGTRMIDKRISYSAFVDYVGSLVWPVAPGKCVSKQFERLKIENE, via the coding sequence ATGACTTCATCCTGCAAGAATTCGAGTTTACCAACTGTGACTAACAAGAAGGCTATGGTGAATTACCTTCCTGACGATGTTTTGCGCAACAACATATTTATTAGGTTACCTGCAAAACAAGTAGCTCTATTGAGATCCCTTTCTAAAACCTGGAATCTTGTTTTATCTGACTCCTCTTTTATTAAATCTCATCTTCATCATTCGTTAATCCACAACAATCACACTGATATATTCGCCTTCTACTTTGCATTCCTTGATAACATAAGTTTCGGTACATATTTCACACTAAACGCCTTTCGATCCCCCATCTATCAGGAACACTCCAATTATATAAAACTCCCATTATCTGGATGCAATTATGTTATTGGTTCTGTTAACGGCTTAATATGCTTTTGGAACCTATGGAACCCTTGTCTCTCTTCTTCCTTAATAACTCTCTCTGATAGTATTTGCGATCGCGTGTGTAGTTATGATTTCAAATTCGGGTATGATCCCAAAACTGATGATTACAAGGTTGTCAACCTTAGATACTATTATAATTGGACACAACAAATGATTGACGAATGGCTTCCAGTAAAAGTATATAGTGTTAGAAAGGGTTGTTGGGAATCTGTTACAGGAAAATTTCCATCCCACATTACTAAAATCAATGGAAAAAAAGTTCTTGGAGATGGATATGATGGCCGTGTTCATTGGCTTTGCAATGTAGATGATTCTAACAACAAGAATATTAAAGAAACAATAGTGGCATTTGACATGAGTGATGAAACTTTAAGTGAGATTTCACTTCCATCAGATTTTGTGAAGTGTACACGTCAGCGGACTAATGTTTTGGGGGTTTTGTTTGAAAAGGTTTGTGTGATATCATGCGTTCCTGGGGCTGGTTGTGAGGTGTGGGTAATGGAAGACTATGGGGTGGCTACTTCATGGGTCAAACGTGTTTCGTACTTGTTTAATTGTGCTAACATTATCGATCTAGTAGGATTCTCTTTACGTGGCAACCTCCTACTTAAATGTTGTGATGATCAGCTAGCTTTGTACGATCCAAACACTGGCTATGTTAACTTACTCGGTACGCGTATGATTGATAAAAGAATAAGTTATAGCGCTTTTGTTGACTATGTTGGCAGTCTCGTTTGGCCGGTAGCACCTGGTAAGTGTGTCAGCAAGCAGTTTGAAAGATTGAAAATTGAAAACGAGTAA